From one Lycium ferocissimum isolate CSIRO_LF1 chromosome 5, AGI_CSIRO_Lferr_CH_V1, whole genome shotgun sequence genomic stretch:
- the LOC132057005 gene encoding uncharacterized acetyltransferase At3g50280: protein MPSSSVFVVSRGTVYPGNHESLNNTLKLSVSDLPMLSCQYIQKGVLLTQHSFDQSSSLISHLKTSLSKTLSHFPPLAGRLITNPDGHVYILCNDAGVDFVHAKAPHLTISTLVPPGHSDVPLYFRKFFQFDSTLSYAGHYKPLMAIQVTELNDGVFIGCTMNHAVVDGTSFWNFFNTFAEFSKGEKKITRQPCFSRKTVFDSPAILKFPEGGPSATFSGDDPIRERIFHFTREAISKLKHKANKTTVIVNGLNGKTNGKITPVNGKPELRNGEISSFQSLSAQLWRSVTRARKLDGNKTTTFRMAVNCRHRVDEKMKPLYFGNAIQSIPTVATVKELLSNDLFWSAKQLHENVVAHVDAIVRQGVKDWESNPRLFPLGNFDGAMITMGSSPRFPMYDNDFGWGRPVAVRSGMANKFDGKISAFPGREGNGTVDLEVVLAPETMAGLEEDMEFMQYVS, encoded by the coding sequence ATGCCTTCTTCTTCAGTTTTTGTCGTTTCTAGAGGCACAGTCTACCCCGGTAATCACGAATCTCTTAATAACACCTTGAAACTTTCTGTCTCTGATCTCCCTATGTTATCTTGTCAGTATATCCAAAAGGGCGTTTTGTTAACTCAACACTCCTTTGACCAATCTTCTTCCCTTATTTCCCATCTCAAAACTTCTCTCTCCAAAACCCTTTCCCATTTCCCTCCACTAGCCGGTCGGTTAATCACCAATCCTGATGGCCACGTGTACATCCTCTGCAACGATGCAGGTGTCGATTTTGTACACGCGAAAGCCCCCCATCTAACTATTTCCACACTCGTACCCCCAGGTCACTCAGATGTTCCTCTTTATTTCCGAAAATTCTTCCAGTTTGATAGTACTTTGAGTTACGCGGGGCATTATAAACCCTTAATGGCGATACAGGTTACTGAGCTAAACGACGGCGTATTCATCGGATGTACCATGAATCATGCCGTCGTTGATGGAACTTCCTTCTGGAATTTCTTCAACACTTTCGCTGAATTCTCAAAGGGAGAAAAGAAAATCACTAGACAACCTTGTTTTTCACGAAAAACAGTGTTTGATTCACCTGCGATACTAAAATTCCCTGAAGGTGGACCGTCAGCAACGTTTTCAGGTGACGACCCAATACGTGAAAGAATATTCCATTTTACAAGAGAAGCTATATCGAAGCTCAAGCACAAAGCAAATAAAACGACAGTTATCGTTAACGGTCTTAACGGTAAAACTAACGGAAAGATAACGCCAGTTAACGGCAAACCAGAATTAAGAAATGGCGAGATTTCGTCGTTTCAGTCATTGAGTGCTCAATTATGGAGATCCGTTACGCGGGCCCGGAAGTTAGATGGGAATAAAACGACGACGTTTAGGATGGCGGTTAATTGTCGTCATAGGGTTGATGAAAAAATGAAGCCGTTATATTTTGGTAACGCGATTCAGAGTATTCCAACTGTTGCTACCGTTAAGGAGCTGTTATCTAACGACTTATTTTGGAGCGCAAAACAGTTACATGAGAATGTAGTGGCACATGTTGATGCTATTGTGCGCCAGGGTGTTAAGGATTGGGAAAGTAATCCTAGGTTGTTTCCTTTAGGTAATTTTGATGGTGCTATGATTACTATGGGAAGTTCACCTAGGTTTCCAATGTACGATAATGATTTCGGGTGGGGTAGGCCTGTAGCGGTAAGAAGTGGTATGGCGAATAAATTTGACGGTAAGATATCGGCTTTTCCGGGACGAGAAGGAAATGGAACCGTTGATCTTGAAGTTGTTTTGGCACCTGAGACAATGGCAGGACTTGAAGAGGATATGGAATTTATGCAATATGTTTCTTGA